A window of Gorilla gorilla gorilla isolate KB3781 chromosome 5, NHGRI_mGorGor1-v2.1_pri, whole genome shotgun sequence genomic DNA:
TCGTAGTGGTGTCCAAATCACTTCTATCACATCTCATTCAATACCAAAACAAAAGATGTTAAGTTTATTATAGAATGCCCATCAAATAGCCAGTTTTTGAAAAAAACTTGTTTCTCAATTAGAACTAACTATTTCGGGCTACAGCATCAAGCCAAAATTATTGGCATCATGCTAAGCTAGATGTGTTTACTGAAGTATGAGATTCTCATTTTTGTGAATGAAAAGCAATTTGATTAggcatttttttctgtgcagcaaaagaaactatcatcaatcACAGTGAACagacatcctacagaatgggagaaaaattttgcagtctatccatctgacaaaagtctagtaatcagaatccacaaagaacttaagcaaatttacatgaaaaaaacttcattaaaaagtagacaaagaacttgaacagacacttctaaagaagacatacatgtggccaacaaaaatatgaaaaaaagctcaacatcgctgatcattagagaaatgcaaatcaaaacgacaaatgagataccatctcatgccagtcagaatggcaattattaaaaagtcaagaaacaacagatgctggcaaggttgcagagaaataggaatgcttttacactgttggtggaaaagtAAATCAGTTaatccattgtggaagacagtgacagtgtggtgattcctcagagatttagaatcagaaataccatttgatccagcaatcgcattacagggtatatacccaaaggaatataaatcattctattataaagatatatgcatgtttacattcatggcagcactattcacaatagcaaagacatggaatcaacccaaatgcccatcaatgatggactggataaagaaaatgtggtacatatacaccatggaatattatgcagccataaaaaggaatgagatcaagtcctttgcagggatatggatgaagctggaagccattatcctcagcaaactcacacaggaacagaaaaccaaacaccacatgttctcatataTAATTGGGAACTgagtaatgagaacacatggacacagggagaggaacaacacacactggggcctgttgggggagggtggtggtgggaggatcattagcaaaaatagctaatgcatgccagggttaatacctaggtgatgagttgacaggtgcagcaaaccaacatggcacatgtttacctatgtaacaaacctgcacatcctacacatgtaccctggaacttaaaaaaaaattaaattaaaagataagCTTAAAgagttaatgaaaaataattagataaaaGAAGACTTTGATTTTCAAAAACCCGAAACAATAgttataattttgcttttaacatatattcaaaatatttgataCTGTTCCCTTCCAGAGGCATCTTAATTCCCTCTCTTGAGTGTGGCTTGGACTTAATGAGACACTTCTGATATGGCCTggttctgtgttcccacccaaatctcatcttgaattgttatGTGAATTGTAACCCCTACCTATTGGGGGAGGGACcacatgggaggtgattgggtaaTGGGGGTGGtgcccccatgctgttctcatgatactgagggaattctcatgagatctgatggttttataaggggcttttccctgcTTCATTGTGCATTTCTCTCTCCCgtcatcatgtgaagaaggatgtgtttgcttccacttctgccatgactgtaagtttcctggggcaggctcctcagccatgcagacctgtgagtcaattaaacctctttcctttataaattactcagtctcaggtatttctttatagcagtgtgagaatggactaatataactTCTAACTTATAGAATAGTGCCAGTATAACAGTTTGTGACTCTGGGTGTAGAACCTAAAACTCACTGCGGCttccaccttctctctctctgtctctgggaTCATGagctctgggggaagccagctgctgTGCCACAAGCAGCCCTGCAGGAAGGTCCAAGTGGCTGAGAACTGAGGCCTTCTGGGACCAGACAACAAAGAACTAGGCCTTTTCCAACAGCCATGTGACTGATCCATGTTTCATGTGAATCCTCAGCCCCAGTGAAGCCCTCAGATGATGGAGCCCTTGGCTGACAACTGGACTGCAACCTTGTGAGAGGCCCCGAGCAAGAAGCACTCAGGGAAACCTCTCCTGGACTCCTGACCATTGGAAACTGCGGCAGATGAGGAATATTTGTTGTTTTGAGCTAAGTTTTACATAATTTGTTAtgcaatagtaaataaataatacattttcacaAGAGAGGATGTATTATTACACGTTAAATTGCATTTGCTTTAAATGTATCAtcgtcatcattattatttttgagacacggtctcgctctgtcacccaggctggagtgcagtggcatgatcaccatGCACTGCAGTGtcgacctcctggggtcaagggaCCCActgatctcagcctcctgagtagctgggactaccgtcatgaactactatgcctggctaattttctaattttttgtatagatgggggttttgcccaggctgatcttgaacttctggagtCAACAAATCTGCCTTCCTCTGCCTTCCACAGTGCTAGGatggcaggcgtgagccaccatacctggcataAATTAATTATAAGATATTAAACATGTAACTTAGTTTTAAAAGGTAAGGAGAATTTCCATGGCTGAAGAGGATGTATTTTATGACCATTCACAATGATCACTTTACTTGAACTTCAATTTCCAACTGTGTCCGAAGTAAACACAAAAGGAAGATCCAACCCTTGCTAGGCTGATTCTATTATGCCCTCAACAACCACCTTCATTCACCTTCCTCCAGTTATTCAATCAACTCTAATGTAGGTGCTGCTGTGAAGGGAGTTAGTGGATATAATTAAGGGTCTCAATTAGTTGACTTTAGGCTGGGTTTATCCTGCTTGGACTGTCCTAATCAGGTGAGACCTTGAAAGGACTGGGTTCTTCCTGAGCATAGAGACTCACAGTGTGAGAGGGACTCAACATGAGGGGTTTCCTCCAGCATGGGCTTTGAAAATGAAAGGgctgtgggccaggtgcggtggctcacgcctgtaatcccagcactttgagaagccgaggcaggcggatcacgagatcaggagatcgagaccatcctggctaacacggtgaaaccatgtctgtactaagaatacaaaaaaaagaaaaaattagccaagcatagttgtgggtgcctgtagtcccagctgcttgggaggctgagacaggagaatggcgtgaacccgggagccatagctggcagtgagccgagatccggccactgcacccaagcctgggctacagagcgagactccgtctcaaaaaaaataaataaataaaataaaaaatgaaggggCTGTGTAGGAAAGAATGCTGGTGAGGACCAGGAATCGAGCAAGCCCCCCCTGTTCTCTACattgacagccagcaaggaacaGGGACCTCAGTCTTACAACTGCCAGAAACTGCATTCTGCCACCTCTGTATAAGCCTGAAGTAGgattcaaaatgaaaacacagctttTGGAAGCCCAGAAGAGAGATTCTATCCACATTTTGCCCAGATTTCTGATCAAGGAACTATAAGcagataaatgtgtgttgtttcgccaggcgtggtagtgcacgaatgaattaatgaattgatATGCACACtagttacataaaataaaatctttctgaaCTTTTTCAGTGTTTTACAATTTATAATTATCTGTGATGCAATTTAATACACtcatatttcattcattcagtcaacaaaaaTTAACTTAGTCCCTACAATGAACCAGGTATCCCCTCATATGCTCACGTGCCTGACACTCCAGAAGCTTCTCGAGACCGAGGTGGAGCCACTGGAGTGTTTTAAGTGGAGAGATGACACACTCCGACTCACAGGAGCAGGACCACTGTGAAAAAAACAGTCACGTAACAGGTCATGGGACAGTGCTAGTGTCACAATTCACAAGTGACAGTGTGGTGGGGACTAAGGGGACAGGAGGGcctgaaggatgagaaggatggagggaagggTTGGAGAAGCAGGAGGTGAAGAAaaggagcagaggaaagaattcGAAAGCAGCAGAATTCTTAGGTTTAAATACATTGTTTTATGGATTTTAATACATCCATCTACAGAGCCTAGCAGGGTGTCCTTGGCAGTTGGCCTTTAATACTTTATGTGGGTCTGCCTAAAAACCAATTTTTAATGTTAATCAGGTTTAAAAATTACTAAGTGTtcctataaaatatacacaacactTAGAAGTGGACACTTCCTAAAAACAGGCAGTGCATGAGCACTAGTGAGGGGCATTGTGACTGCATTGAACAGTTGCAACTTTGAGGTGGATAAAGCTTGTACTGACTCCTGGTTGCAACGTACAGTAACACAGTGGCTACTTTGTATTGAGGAGATATCCTGGACTCACACAGAAACTCAGAGCTATGGAATGAtggcaaatttaaaatatgacaagCGGGAGTCACAGGTACACTGCAAAAGTGAAACTTAGAAGTTTTGTGAGTCCTGTTGTAACGCTTTTGGGCACATTTATACATCATGGGGCCAAAGTCACATTTTTTACCTATTAGATTCCTGATCATTCAGGGGTTACCAAGGTTCTGCTATCCAATgtatttaataaacaaataaataaataaacttgtctCAATTCTGTTTCATGCACTCAGGCACAACttttcccaattaaaaaaaaaaacaaaaaggaaaacaaaaaacagtttctACACCTCCATTCCCAGAGCAAGCTCACTGTCTGTCACCAAACTCCGTGGGTGAGTTTTCTTCTAGAAGAGTCCAGGTGGACAGGGAGTCCAGTTCAGGGACGGAGATTCCGGGATGAAAAGTGAAGGgagagggacagggcccatgtcGAGGGTTTCTTCCTGGTTTCTCAGACAGCTCCTGGGCCAAGACTCAGGGAAACACTGAGACAGAGCGCTTGGCACAGGAGGAGCGGGGTCAGGGCGAAGTCCCAGGGCCCCAGGCGTGGCTCTCAGGGTCTCAGGCCCCGAAGGCGGTGTATGGATTGGGGAGGCCCTGCCTTGGGGATTCGCCACCTCCGCAGTTTCTCTTCTTCTCACAACCTGCGACAGGTCCTTCTTCCTGGATACTCACGAAGCGGACACAGTTCTCATTCCTACTAGGTGTCGGGTTTCTAGAGAAGCCAATCGGTGCCGCCGCGGTCCCGGTTCTAAAGTCCCCACGCACCCACCGGGACTCAGATTCTCCCCAGACGCCGAGGATGGTGCTCATGGAGCCCCGAACCCTCCTCCTGCTGCTCTcaggggccctggccctgacccagacTTGGGCGCGTGAGTGCAGGGTCTGCAGGGAAATGGTCGGGAGGAGCGAGGGGCCCGCCCGGCGGGGGTGCAGGACCCGGGGAGCCGCGCAGGGAGGAGGGTCGGGCGGGTCTCAGCTCCTCCTCGCTCCCAGGCTCCCACTCCATGAGGtatttctacaccaccatgtccCGGCCCGGCCGCGGGGAGCCCCGCTTCATCTCCGTCGGCTACGTGGACGATACGCAGTTCGTGCGGTTCGACAGCGACGACGCGAGTCCGAGAGAGGAGCCGCGAGCGCCGTGGATGGAGCGGGAGGGGCCGGAGTATTGGGACCGGAACACACAGATCTGCAAGGCCCAAGCACAGACTGAACGAGAGAACCTGCGGATCGCGCTCCGATACTACAACCAGAGCGAGGGCGGTGAGTGACCCGGGCCCGGGGCGCAGGTCAcgacccctccccatccccctcggAGGGCCGGGTCGCCTCGAGTCTCTGGGTCCGAGATCCACCCCGAAACCGCGGGACCCTGAGACCCTTGACCTGGGAGAGGCCCAGGCGCCTTTACCCGGTTTCATTTTCAGTTTAGGCCAAAATCCCCGCGGGTTGGTCGGGGCAGGGCGGGGCTCGGGGGACCGGGCTGACCGCGGGGGCGGGGCCAGGTTCTCACACCATGCAGGTGATGTATGGCTGCGACGTGGGGCCCGACGGGCGCTTCCTCCGCGGGTATGAACAGCACGCCTACGACGGCAAGGATTACATCGCTCTGAACGAGGACCTGCGCTCCTGGACCGCGGCGGACATGGCAGCTCAGATCACCAAGCGCAAGTGGGAGGCGGCCCGTCGGGCGGAGCAGTTGAGAGCCTACCTGGAGGGCGAGTTCGTGGAGTGGCTCCGCAGATACCTGGAGAACGGGAAGGAGACACTGCAGCGCGCGGGTACCAGGGGCCACAGGGCGCCTCCCGGATCGCCTGTAGATCTCCGGGGCTGGCCTCCCACAAGAAAGGGAGACAAATGGGACCAACACTAGAATATCGCCCTCCCTCTGgtcctgagggagaagaatccTCCTGGGTTTCCAGAGAGTGACTCTGAGGGTCCGCCCTGCTCTCTGACACAATTAAGGGATGAAATCTCTGAGGAAATGAAGGGAAGACAATCCCTGGAATACTGATGAGTGGTTCCCTTTGACACTGGCAGCAGCCTTGGGCCCCGTGACTTTTCCTCTCAGGCCTTGTTCTCTGCTTCACACTCAATGTGCGTGGGGGTCTGAGTCCAGCTCTTCTGAGTCCCTCAGCCTCCACTCAGGTCAGGACCAGAAGTCGCTGTTCCCTCCTCAGGGACTAGAATTTTCCACGGAATAGGAGATTATCCCAGGTGCCTGTGTCCAGGCTGTTGTCTGGGTTCTgtgctcccttccccaccccaggcGTCCTGTCCATTCTCAAGATGGCCACATGCGTGCTGGTGGAGTGTCCCATGACAGATGCAAAATGCCTGAATTTTCTGACTCTTCCCGTCAGACCCCCCCAAGACACATATGACTCACCACCCTGTCTCTGACCATGAGGCCACCCTGAGGTGCTGGGCCCTGGGCTTCTACCCTGCGGAGATCACACTGACCTGGCAGCGGGATGGAGAGGACCAGACCCAGGACACGGAGCTCGTGGAGACCAGGCCTGGAGGGGATGGGACCTTCCAGAAGTGGGCGGCTGTGGTGGTGCCTTCTGGAGAGGAGCAGAGATACACCTGCCATGTGCAGCATGAGGGTCTGCCCGAGCCCCTCACCCTGAGATGGGGTAAGGAGGGAGATGGGGGTGTCATGTCTCTTAGGGAAAGCCGGAGCCTCTCTGGAGAGCTTTAGCAGGGTCAGGGTCCCTCACCTTCCCCCCTTTTCCCAGAGCCATCTTCCCAGCCCACCGTCCCCATCGTGGGCATCGTTGCTGGCCTGGTTCTTCTTGTAGCTGTGGTCACTGGAGCTGTGGTCGCTGCTGTAATGTGGAGGAAGAAGAGCTCAGGTAAGGAAGGGGTGAGGAGTGGGGTCTGAGATTTCTTGTCTCACTGAGAGTTCCAAGCCCCAGGTAGAAGTGCCCTGCCTGGTTACTGGGAAGCACCATCCACTCTCATGGGCCTACCCAGCCTGGGCCCTGTGTGCCAGCACTTACTCTTTTGTAAAGCACCTGTTACAATGAGGGACAGATTTATCACCTTGATGACTGTGGTGATGGGACCTGATCCCAGCAGTCACAAGTCACAGGGGAAGGTCCCCGAGGACAGACCTCAGAAGGGCGGTTGGTCCGGGACCCACATATGCCTTCCTCATGTTTCCTGATCCTGCCCTGGGTCTGCAGTTGCACATTTCTGGAAACTTCTCTGGGGTCCAAGACTTGGAGGTTCCTCTAGGACCTTATGGCCCTGGCTTCTTTCTGGCATCTCACAGGACATTTCTTCCCACAGATAGAAAAGGAGGGAGCTACTCTCAGGCTGCAAGTAAGTATGAAGGAGGCTGATCCCTGAGATCCTTTGGATATTGTGTTTGGGAGCCCATGGGGGAGCTCACCCACCCCACGATTCTTCCTCTAGCCACATCTACTGTGGGATCTGACCAGGTCCTGTTTTTATTCTACTCCAGGCAGCAACAGTGCCCAGGGCTCTGATGTGTCTCTCACGGCTTGAAAGGTGAGACCTTGGGGGACCTGATGTGTGGGGGGTGTTGGGGGGAACAGTGGACACAGCTATGCTATGGGGTTCTTTGAATTTGATGTTTTGAGCATGCGATGGGCTGCTAAACTGTCAGCCATTACTGTGACAGATATGAATTTGTTcatgaatattttttctatagTGTGAGACAGCTGCCTTGTGTGGGACTGAGAGGCAAGATTTGTTCACACCTTCCCTTTGTGACTTGAAGAACCCTGACTTTCTTTCTGCAAAGGCACGTGAATGTGTCTGTGTTCATGTAGGCAAAATGTGTGGAGGTGGGGAGACCAACCCACCCTCATGTCCACCATGACCCTCTTCCCCACGCTGATCTGTGTTCCCTCCCCAATCATCTTTCCTGTTCCAGAGAGGAGGGGCTGAGATGTATCCATCTTTTTCTCAACTTTATGTGCACTGAGCTGTAACTTCTTACTTCCCTCTTAAAATTAGAATCTGAGTAAACATTTACTTTTTCAAATTCTTGCCATGAGAGGTTGATGACTTAATTAAAGGAGAAGATTCCTAAAATTTGAGAGACAAAATAAATGGAACACATGAGAACCTTCCAGAGTCCATGTGTTTCTTGTGCTGATTTGTTGCAGGGGAGGAGAATAGATGGGGCTGTGCCTAGTGGGTGCTCAGGCCAGTATGGACTTTATGTGGTCACTGCTCAGCTGGGTCATCTTTGCTCCTTCATTCTCCTTGGCCCTTCAGTAGAACCTTGTCCCACCACCACCTGTGATCACAGGGACTTGGATGTCACCTACGGTGGTCCCTGCATACAAATCTCATTGTGGTATCAAGAGACTAATTTTCAGACCTGTCCAGCTCTTGCCCTCCTCCCAGGGCTCTTTCCTGGATTGTAGTTTTCATCTTGTCTCCAATCTTTTTAAAGGAAGCAGATTCTGAAATTTGCAGAGAGGAGGGGTCCCATAGTTTCTCATCATAGTGAACTTTCTGTTGGAGCTCCTCTTCTGCTCTCCTACTCTTCTTCCTGCCCTGAGTTGTAGTAATCCTAGTGCTGGCTCCAATCCAAACTCATGGATTTACAAAGCAGAGTCTAATTTAGATTCATACGTGGTTGGAAAATTGTACCCATAAGCCTAGGGTTATCTTTCCTGAAGAGAAAAATATGGTTGTGTGCTGCAGTGTGCAGGAGGGTTGGTGTGGgaggaggtagggagggagggaggacacaCAAGCAGTCCTGGTGAGAAAAGCACTGGCGGCATCGATGTCCACATGAGATGATGTTGTTCTTTAGCTGCCACAAAACAGCATTTGCCCTGAGGCTACCTTAACAAAGATAGTGGCTTTAGAATAGAGAAGTGCTCTACAGTGATCATTCATTCAACTGACATTTGTTGTCTGCTAGGGATATGACTGCTTTTGCATTTAGAAAGCATCATTAaggtgaaaacagaaaaatttctgGCGTTGTGGTACATATGTTCTAGATGCTAGCTTGTCTAACCCGTAGCTCACAGGCTGaatgtggcccaggacagtttTGAATGTGAGGAGTTTTTGATTTTCTGTGGCGGACCTGAGACCTGGAGTGAATGCACCCACCTCCCTCAGGATCAGGAGTGAATGCTTTAGGAACCCTCCTTTGCAGTGACCTGCAAAAGATAGAGGGCACGGTTACTGTGAGAACCCAGAGTAGCAGCCAAAGGGGCTCAACCTTCATGGAGTTTTGGGAAAGGTTAGTAAAAGGTGGTGTCCCAGCATCAGAACAGATGGGCAGCCAGTGAGGGCACTGCTTCATATCTATGATGGGAATGCAAGAATTGAGGAGCAGGAGACTGAGGGTGTTTTATCAAATACAAAGTCATGATCCCAGTCTCAATTCCTAGACTTCAGCCAAGCTTCAGATTCAGAATCCACAGTGGGGCTTAAGGAGGCCAGGAAATAAACCTGGACACATTATGGCCCACTGTGGGACCACTGGGTTCATAAACCCAGTCCTGGTTATTTCCCCATTCTCCACATGCATAATTGGCCTGATGCACTGGCAAAGGGAGTCACCCCCACACTACATCCCTAGTCTGGAGAGTAAGGGCTATCATTCTGCTGAAGCCCAAAGGGAATCATCTAAAACTTCCCTCATCCCAGCCAAGCCAGAAGCAATATTGCGCCCCAGGTGGGACTTCAGGAGGGTACTGCAGGTATTGTAGGGGTGGCACTGCCATTAGAGAGCTGAAGGATGGGGGGTGGTGTTGGGATTGCCTATTATCTCCATATAATTCAGCAGTCTGTCCCTGAAGAAGCCTGATAAAGAATGAATGGAATTACTCCAGACTTGACCAAGTAGGAGTCCTGATTGCAGCTGCCATGCTGGCTGGATATCACTGCTTGGGGAGATTAATAAGGCCTCAGGCACATGGCAAACAGCCATGCATTTGGTGAGTGCattctttcccattccatttaGAAAATGGATATGGAATGATTCACATTCACATGGgatttataatacatttattgaTAGCTTGCATCAGGGCTACTTTAACTCCTCAACCTTCTTTAAATATCACCTTAAGAGATCTGGACAAATCAGACATCTCACAGAATACTAAATCTCTTCATTTCATTGGCAATATCACATAGATTGGGATGGATGAACAAGAGGAGGAAAGTATGCTGAATTCTTTGGCAAAACGTGTGCACTACAGAAGGTGAAGATAAACCTTACAGAGCTTCAAGAGTGGCCACTGCAGTGAAGTGTTATGGGTCCAGTGGTTAGGGGCATGCAGGGCTGTCCCCTCCAAAGTAAAAGACAAACTTGCATCTTGCATCCTCACCAGAAGGAAGGAAGCACACTACCTGGTGAGCTTCTCTGGGTCCTGGCAACACCACATTCCACATCTAAGTATATTGTTTGGCCCACTGTCTGGGTATAATATAGGAAGAGGTCAGCTTTGAGTGCGGACTAGACAGGAAAGGACACTGCAGCAGACCCAGGCGGTGGTGTACCAGGTCATCAACCCTCAGTCCCCTGGTGCTGGGGGTGACAGTGTGGGGAAAGATGCTAGATGGAGCTGAACCAAGCAGCTGAGatcaagtgagctgagatcccgcccctacactccagcctgagcaacaagagtgaaactccatctcaaaaagaaaaaaaaaaaattaaaaggataagCACCCTCCCACATCAGAGATAACTCTCCAACACATAATATACATGCGGTGTGAGTTCTCTGTAtggggaagttaaaaaaaaacaggtcaaACTGTGATTTAGGTATTATTGTAAAAATCTTCAGTGACAATGCCAAGGAATAGCAAATACAAGACTCAAGACATAGGTTCCTTTTAGGGGATAGGATTGGACAACAGCCTAGGGTGGCTTCATAGGTTCTGTTTCTTATGCCAGGAGGGGATATCCAGGTAGTTAGTTACTTgatcataaaactttatttatttatttatttatatattttgagtctcgctcttgttgcccaggctggagtacagtggcgtgatctcagttcactgcaacctccgcctcccaggttcaagggattctcctgcctcagcctcctgagcagctgggattgcaggcaaatgccaccactcccagctaatttttgtatttttagtagagacgggcttcaccatgttgaccaggttggtctggaactcctgacctcaggtgatccacccacttcagcctaccaaattgctgagattacaggcatgagccaccactcctggcccacaaATCTTTAAAGTGGTATTTTTCAAAATGCACCTTGTGTGCCATTCCTGATTGATTATttggaaatgaaagagaaaagaaaatgccaaagTTCATCACAAGCATCCTTTGCGATAACTACTCGTAGTAAAACAAAGCcgcagctggccgggcacggtggctcacttctgtgatcctagcactttgggaagtcgaggcctgtggatcacgagatcaggagttcgagaccagcctgaccaacatggtgaaacctcgtctttactaaaaatacaaaaattagctcggcgtgttggtgcgtgtctgtaatccaagctactcagaaggctgatgcaggagaatcgcttgaacctggaaggcagaagttgcagtgagctgagatcctgccattgcactccagcctgggtgacagagccatactccatctcaaaacaaacaaacaaacaaccacaaaaaacaaGCCACAGCCAATTTTAAGGAGCCATGTGAGAGGACCAGGATGCCATGAAAAACAGCCTTGGCTACAAATAGGTCATTTGATCCTTGGCTAGTTGGCAACTCTCTACATTTTCTGATACACAGTGTTCAATCTGATAGGTAAGGCAATAGTATCTTGCAAAGAATTTGAGAATTTGATATGTTGCTCACATTTTACCACACATACAAGTGAATTAAACTtttacagaatagaaaaaaagcattgttgagcaaaataaattaaatgaaaagacataaatGAATAACTAGTGATGAAATAGCAATAAGAATGGAAAACACGAAAGAGCTGCTTTTAAAGCAACATTAGAAGCACAAAATAACAGTGTTTTTCAGAATCATACTGGAGTCCAAATCACTTCTACCACATCTAATTAAAAACCACAGTGAAAGATGTTAAACTGATCACAGGATGCCCACTGAATAGCCAGTTACTGAAAAATCTTGTTCCTAGATTGAAGTTAACCATTTCCACCTACCACATCAAACCAAATCATTGTCATGATGCTAAGCCAGTTGTACAGACAAAGATGTGAGACTCACATTTTTCTAATTGCAAAGCACCCTGATTAGGCAAATATTTTTGTAGATGCTTGAGTCAGAAAATTGTCATTttgggcattcttttttttttttttttttttttttttgccttcaagcatctgtttaacaaagcacatcttgcaccgcccttaatccatttaaccctgagtggacacagcacatgtttcagagagcacggggttgggggtaaggttatagattaacagcatcccaaggcagaagaatttttcttagtacagaacaaaatggagtctcctatgtctgcttctttctacacagacacagcaacaatctgatttctctgtcttttccccacatttcccccctttctattcgacaaaaccgccatcgtcatcatggcccctTCTCAATTAGCTGTTGGGTatacctcccagacggggtggcgggcgggcagaggggctcctcacttcccagacggggtggccgggcagaggcgccccccacctcctggatggggtggctggccgggcgggggctgctccccacctccctcctggatggggcggctgccgggcggagacgcctctcacttcccagacggggcagcccgGGAGAGACGCTCCttacctcccagacggggtcgcggccgggcagaggcgctcctcacatcccagacagggcggcggggcagaggcgctccccacatctcagatgatgggcggccgggcagagacgctcctcacttcctagacgggatggcggccgggcagaggctgcaatcttggcactttgggaggccaaggcaggcggctgggaggcagaggttgtagcgagccaagatcacgccactgcactccagcctgggcaacattgagcactgagtgagagagactccgtctgcaatcccggcacctcaggaggccaaggctggcagatcactcccagttaggagctggagaccagcctggccaacacagtgaaacccggtctccaccaaaaaaatacgaaaacca
This region includes:
- the LOC101142134 gene encoding LOW QUALITY PROTEIN: putative HLA class I histocompatibility antigen, alpha chain H (The sequence of the model RefSeq protein was modified relative to this genomic sequence to represent the inferred CDS: inserted 2 bases in 1 codon; deleted 1 base in 1 codon) encodes the protein MDWGGPALGIRHLXAVSLLLTTCDRSFFLDTHEADTVLIPTRCRVSREANRCRRGPGSKVPTHPPGLRFSPDAEDGLMEPRTLLLLLSGALALTQTWARSHSMRYFYTTMSRPGRGEPRFISVGYVDDTQFVRFDSDDASPREEPRAPWMEREGPEYWDRNTQICKAQAQTERENLRIALRYYNQSEGGSHTMQVMYGCDVGPDGRFLRGYEQHAYDGKDYIALNEDLRSWTAADMAAQITKRKWEAARRAEQLRAYLEGEFVEWLRRYLENGKETLQRADPPKTHMTHHPVSDHEATLRCWALGFYPAEITLTWQRDGEDQTQDTELVETRPGGDGTFQKWAAVVVPSGEEQRYTCHVQHEGLPEPLTLRWEPSSQPTVPIVGIVAGLVLLVAVVTGAVVAAVMWRKKSSDRKGGSYSQAASSNSAQGSDVSLTA